GCTGCGGAGCGGATCTGGAGCGACTTGTACCTACAGCACAAGAAACGTGGGTTAGCGAAGGGAGCAGAGAGGCAGCTTTTGACGTCGGCTGCGAGGCCGAACGGTGGAGGCAGTTGCACTAATAAACAGTTGCACTAATAAaccaattaaaattaataacaaaacaaagtgtcaTACCAAGCAGACAACAAGCTAAGCATATCAAGATATATGTTGTACTTACCGCTCCACTGACGTTGTCAGAATCCATGCTGAGGTCTGAAATGCTCCTTGTGCTCATAGTACTCGCTTTCTGAACAGGTTGAATGTGATTGGCTTATGAGTAAGTCACCCCATGTGGAGTACTTTCCTGTGATTGGCTTATACAAGGGAGACTTCTGACTGGTTGCAAACCAttccctgtttaaaaaaatgcatttgtggaTCGAGGCAAGGCATGGCAGTAtcaaaaatccacacacaaatgcagTGAAGTTTAAAGACCACTGGTACTTTGTAATTTCATTTATAATTGTTTATGGACCAGAAATACTTTGGTGAATCTTGTGCTGtgcatttgtggatttttttttgtccttgcgTGAAACGTGCTGTAAGTGTTTGGATCTTGTACTGTGCATGTATGAATCACATATGTGTATTTGTGAATATTGAGACCCTTCTGGCTCCATATTCacccctttttttcctcttctaccttcttgtttcagtgtccatttaacacaaaatattccCAGCATAAATTCTGATAACactcttgcatatataaatcaagcaaagCACTATGGCGGAaacagtaaggctccacttgtgaaagtattatctgtttggctgtttttggcattaagacagcaattcctattgccacattgccagatagaacaaaaggaagaaaaaaaagacatgaaagtGAAATTTTCTAATGGCAGCTAGATCCAAGCATGATAAAGGTCCACAAGTGCATTCCAGAGTAAGTAAAAAAGAcgattattaatattattattatttttaaaacatgctcatgttttaaaaataataatttctgaaGACAAAAGACAAGAATTCAAAATATTTCTTAAATTGGCAGATTTTTTGGTGAAGTGGAAAATCTGGCCTGTATTTCTTCTTGCATGAAAATGGTGAGTTGCGATTTGTTGGTGTTTTGAGCATGTTTggagattatttatttaattatttaggtTTAATCTGTCCATTAAACAAATGCCGTCTATTCTGTCTGGTTGCAGCatcttgcaaaaaaacaaacaaacaaaaagaacctATGAACATGGTTTATTTCTACCCCATATGTGAAAACGAAAAGATAACACAACATTTGAAAGAAATAgcagtaaataaacatgaaactTTGGAAATCAGAGTGCAATTGTTTCATAatcaaaaaatgcttttttattagtataacattttaaaaaggacaCCGATTTCCCGATTTGGTTTAAAAGTTGTATAACAGACTTGAACAAAAATAACACGACTAAATAAAGATTTTGCTAAAGCACAGCCTTGCCaagtttttttctccatttgtatTAGAGCTAAAGCTATgagaaatataacaaaaacaacacaaaaattgTAAAGGGGTACTGGTAGCAAgagcaatattaagaaaaaacattgaaatgaaagCTAGTTAAATTCTTTTAGGATACAGATCTGGAAATACATGTTAATTTCTTCTAAATAGTCTCATATTTACAGCAGTTTAAACAAATcacattcttaaaaaaaaacatgttttaccaTTAGGGGCCTACCTCTGAAGGTGTGTTCACACTGAACGTAAACAAGGTAAATAGAGTAAGTGATTCATAAGTTATCTCTACGTAAAGGTACGCTCAGGGGCGAATTAACAGTCAGCGATGCGAATGACGCATGTTTAATGGTGCATAAGGCGTGGCTTGGCAGAGGCATGACTTTTTGCTCGAGTTCAACTATCTGAACTTTTCTGGTTGTGACACAGGCTGAAGGAGtgcagcagagacaaagctTTTAATTCAACATGGAAGATAAATTTCTTATGAGCAGATTGATTTACTGACCAAAGACTGATGGACACATGCTCTGCAGCGGGGAAAGAGTGCCTATAGTGGGTGTCCCAGAAGGTGATCCATCCCCTGAAGCGGGACAGCAGGTTCTCATAGTAGGACCTAGATGACGGAGATACCTCTGGAAACGACCGTCATCCAGATGCCGGGAGCAGGAGGCGGTACTCGCTGAACCGGGTACGTCTCTATAGAAGACAGGGATCACGGCGCCATTGTTCAGTTTTCCACATCACATACAGCACTGTGACTCGATTGGTAAAATTAAGGTCCGGCAcggtgagttgaacagacaagaGGAACCAGCAAACATATGGATACTCCTGTTTGATGATGCAGTGAAGCAAGCTGGGCGAAATTTTGCTGCATTGTCTGTGCAAACTGTTTGCGAGAGAGAGGTAAAAAGTCAAGCGACTAACAACAGGCGAACAACGCAAAAAATTCACCTTGGTCACGTTCAGTGTTAACGCATTTGTGTAGGTAAAAGAGAATGATAAACTATTAATTTCTTCAAACATATTAACGCAAAAAGTTATACACCTTACCATGTTAGCAATGTATGTCAAACTGAttggttttatatttttctatttgtaGTATATCAGTGAAATAGTCTGCAACTTCAGTAAAGCGCTTATGGCAGATTTACTGTTTTCAATGCCTACCAGACAAGTCTTCGACTTTTATTCTCTTGAGAACTTTAGATCCATCCCTTCTTTATGCCTGGATAAAAAGGCTCTTGGAGgaagtttctgttttctttgttagtCTTTTTGCTTTGACACAAAGAGTTGCGAATCTTCTCCCATGATTCTATCTGAGAGCGTAGTAATGAACCTCTGGCTCTAAGGAACTTTGAGACTTTAGTCTCATTGCCTTTGGCCAGACTCATGCTGTCTTTGGTAATAAAGAAGATATCCATGCCAATAAAGAAGGCATTAAGTGCAATGAAACCAGCTCTAGCCCCCTTGGTGAGAGCCAGAGGCCCTTTAACTACCGCCTGACCAATCTCAGGAACATCTAAGGCCTTGCCTGCTCCTGCAGCCTTTAAAGCAGAAGCAGCATCAACGATGGCATCAGCACCCTTTACTATTGCAGGTACATTATTAACAGCCTTCCCAACTCCCACCACCACATTTATCTTCTTTGGCTTCAGAGTGTCTGATGATTGTTTCATCACCTCACTGAGACATTCCTGGATCTTTTGGAATTCCTCCATGAAGCTTTGAAAGGCTTCATTTGCCTTTTTCTGCTGAGTATGATTAACTCCAATCTCTGTTAAGGTGGTTACCAAACTGTTGACTCCGCTTGTTACCCCCATTGTCACACCCGCAATTGTCAGCCCTAAAGAGACTCCTGCAGTAACTGGAATCAACGCCAAGCCAACAATGGAAAGTACACCTCCCACTGCTCCCACTGAGCTGCCTGTCACACTGGAGATCTTTGCTCCTTTGTTCATGCTGTCTAACTTAACAGCACACTCCTCCAGCTCGTCAAGGAACTGTAGCATTTTGGGCAGCTGGCCATCAACGATTTTGATGAAATAATCTGGGGAGACTTTCTGGAACAGGAACTCCATCCAAAAGTGCTCATCCATCCTGTGGAAGACATTTTACTTTGTTatgaagtaaaacaaaagagTAAGAATGTCAGACAAGATAGTCTGTAATTAGTATGTAAGAATATTCAGTATaacaaatatgaatattttaacCTTTAGCATACatagaaacaggaaaaagactgttctttatatatatatatatatatatatatatatatatatatatatatatattatatatatatacatatatatatatatatatatatatatatatatatatatatatatatatatatatacatatatatatatatatatatatatatatacatatatctggTCTGGTCTCAGTTGCCAATCTACGGTGGGGTTCCCTGACCTACTACACCATCTGatgtttagcattttttatGGTTTGCCTTCCTAAAGATCTACGATTTGATCCTAATATGATCACTTCCTGGAGACCTATTGGGCACTGAAGACCCTGCAAGGGGCCAAAGCTGGAAAACAAAGATCTCCTTCTCATAATCAGTCTGACACCCCTCCACTCCATTTAAGTGGCAACATCTGTAGAGGAACGTCTCTTCTTAAACCCCCATTTGGTCATAGCAGATAGCCGCtcacactatataaataaaccaacGTGGACTGAAAGTGATCTTGTTGTGTACTTCTTTTAAAAGCAGACGATTTTACTTACATTTGTTATGACTGAAAATAACACTGAAAAATCTGAAtgtattaaaatataacaaacttACCTGATCTTGTCAAGTTGCTTAATGTGATTTATCATCTTGTGCATGTCACTTTCAATCAGACCAGGATTTACAGCAATGTCCTCTGACATATCCAAGCAAATGTTGAAGTTAAAGCTGTAAAAGGCAAAGTTATATTTTAAGTTtccttaattaaaaataaaaacacagttcatcttcaatgtttaattatacaaatataaatgtacCTTTTGCCATGAGACTGCCATATGGTGTCGGTGGTATCTATGTAACATTTCAGTTGGTATGTAAGCACCTCCACATTGTGAAGGTTAGGCAGAAAGAAGGACTTTGCGTCTCGTTTGAACTCCAGGAGGAGAGGGCAGATCTGTCGTGCAGCGATGATCACAGCTTGAACATCATCAAATCTGATCGTCTCAGGCAGGTGTAAAACAAGGTTCTCAGTAAACACATGCAGCGAAGTCACTGCCAGCTTCTCCACTGCATCCACAAAGGTGTCGAGTTCCTCCAGACCTTCCAGTGTGTATTTCAACACTTCATCCAGCTCCTTTTCTAGTTCTGCAAATTTGCTCTCTGCATCCATCTGGAAGCTGCTCTTCACGTAGTTACGAAACTTTGCCCATTTTCCCTCTGACTTTGTAAAAGTGGGGTCAATTTCATCAGCCCTTTCTTTGATTTCCATCATTTTCTCATTCTCTATGTCTCTGCTGTTCTTCCATTCAGAGAACTGGTCATAAAaaacttttactgttttcatgTAGGTCAGCGTATGGGTGACGTACTGACACAGGACCTGCTGTAGCTTTTCCCTGTAGGACAGAAAATTGTCACTGTATTATtgcatgcaaaaataaataagcaaacaaaGGTAGGCAGTTCTGACCATCCCACACCACAATAAATAGTATTTTCATCAGAATACTTGCatgattagcttgttttttattaGGAACAGAAGGGAAATGTATTGTATTATTGCCATCTACTGGACCTTGCATAGTTTTGCATAGCCAAGTGCAAAACTGCTGTTTTGTGAGTTTAAttcaaagtttattttgaaaggtcagataatacaatatatattagaaatttaattgaatttttgaGATTTTACTAAGAATGGCAGATTCACCCTTTTAGACAGAGCTGTAACAAAAACCAGCCAAACTTCAGATCAGCTCAAGAACAGcgcagagagcttcatggaatgagTTTCTATGGTCAAGTAGCTGCAGCCAAGTCATACGTCACCAAGTGCAAAGCAAAGTGTCGGATGCAGATGGTGTATAAAGCACGCCACAATTGGACTCAAGAGCCAAGGAGACACATTCTCTGAAGTGAAGAATCACACTTCTCTATCTGGAAATCTGATGGACGAGTCTGGGTTTGTGGTTCCCTGGAGAACGGTATCTGGTGTCTGACTGTTTagtgccaagtgtaaagtttggtggagggggGATTATAGTGCGGGGTTggttttcaggagctgggcttggccccttagcctcgtgagaccatcatgatctcgcgagctttcaaggtttcactcgcagatcagtctggctactctccgttaaagaaaatttggagccgttcaccaaacgaacgtccaatcagcgttggctttgaggcgggttgaggtgtgacgcaacgggaagatcgacagttcagtctaaataACATGGCGGTtgaagggttaaaaaaaataaataaataacatggcggcttcagccgatgaaactagcgttagcgtggctatcgagcaagttttatcggaattacagagtatttctttgctgagctaacgagcctttacctgcagcagcaagagtagcttggcttgtggttgtgttttcgtcaacagagcgacgacgaagcatgttgacgagtacgtcaaatgcttcgttgatctaattggtttatttggcttgtctatcaccaacataagccaatcagctaaccagtattttcgccccttcccaaaattacttcaacggaaggtttccagatggatatgcggagcaaatctatctggcggcgtcaggttattGGCCCCTTAGTTTCAGTGAAATAAACTCTGAATGCTTAAGCAGTCAAAGACATTTTGAACAACTCCATCCTGCCAACTTTGTGGGAAGAGTTTGGAGCTGGCCCCTTCCTCTTCCACCATGTCTGCACCacagcacaaagcaaggtccataaagacatggatggcAGAGTCTGGTGTGGATGACCTTCACTGGCCTGCAGAGGCCTGACCTCAACCTGATAGAAAACCTTTGGGATAATTTAGAGCagagagccaggccttcttgTCCAatatcagtgtctgacctcacaaatacaCTTCTGGAAGAACGGTCAAAAATTCCTATAAGcactcctaaaccttgtggacagccttctcagaagagttgaagctgttctaGCTGTAAAGGGTGGACCGACATCATATTGAACCCCTATGGATCAGGAAGGGGACGTCACTTCAGCTCATATGGGAGTCAAGGCAGTGGAACTAATACCTTTGGAAATATAGTGTACCTTTGGTATATAAAGAAATTGTCTCATTATTCTTTTTAGCATAATGAATAGCTTGCAGAAAGGGAAATGTAATTAATGATAGATCAAAGACAAGATGAAAAATCTATTGAAAATAGATTACAGGACAGGGGGAGTTgtggcctggtggttagagcagaACGTTTGCATTCTGGGAagttgaatcccacagactgctgctCTGACCCCCAGCCACAGAAAGCTCCCTGGGGTTCTTCTGCTGCCAGGCACACTGCTGTTAACTGAAGCATTTATGTCCTTTACATGTTAAGATGCAAATGACAACATAGACCTTGGACCTAATCCTTGTGTGCAATGTggtctgttatttttttatcaccaTCATGCCGGAACTAAAAGTAATAAAGGTATTCCGTGCTTGTATAGGACAAGACAGGGTAATGGTGCTGCAGTCATGGATCAATATTGAACAATGTTATACATACTGGTAAAGACCATAAAAGATAATTATCAGTAAACTTCACTGCATTAACATCTTCACCACAGTCACCTTTTATATTTGTAGCAGAATGTAAAGACgtaatttacattttctggGCAGCATTTTGGATTTAGATGGAAGTATTGCAGTCAGCTACTTAGACAACCCAAGAAAaggattaaaacattttcctacCCTGAAATAACAAAGGTGTCTAGGaatatgaatgtttttgtaGGTTAATGACttaggaataaaataaataatcacacaaTGAATACTTTCTTTGCTGCCATTAACACACTGATTCCTATGATGGCATACATGACTAAAAGCCTTATAATCGTCTTAAAGATACAGTGAGCTTGCATTAACTCCAATTAAACTGTAATCTAGAACAAACTATAAACTAGAACAAACTGTCAGCAAGATATAGGATTTATGAAGTTAACGGACAtgtaattgttatttttctttatttggtaatgttaaaaataccaaataaaGGGAAGATACATAATTTTCAACCTGAAGATCACTAAGAGAACAGATATTCCTttagctataaaaaaaatagctaaataTTGTGTATTTGTAGAGAGAACAACTGATCTGAGAaagacttgaaataaaatgtatgtataagttcacaaaaatgtcatttaaaggATTCCAAGTGAACAGACATTATTCCATGTACCTTCTTATGGTGTCCTGGATGTCAATACATTTAGcaaattaaagtatttattttatttacctttctCCTGGCATTTTGTCGGTTTCTCACTGCAAACAGTCTTGTTGTGTCTTTCGCTCTTTAAAGTTAATGGTTGAGGATCTTCCTATAAGTCAACTAAGGTGCATAGTTTCGGTTTctgcatatttattttactgtaggccacatctaaaaaaagaaaaaaccctCGGCGCAGCACGTAGTAGACATGGTTTAAAGTCACTCTCAGGTCATTTCCTGTTTCTCAGAAACCAGATTCTAAAAGGTTACATATTGACCAGTGGATGTTCTGGACTTGAGGTTAATTACACCTGACAGCCTTAATAAGAGTAACAatcaaaagtaatttaaaaaaaggagtgaTATCTGTTGTACTGTGaacaaaatgtatgaaaataaaacgTTCTAGAAAGTGTAAATTCTTATAAATTGCAGTTTCAGATTATCACACATTGTCAGGTTTGGTGCAGGACTGAAGTGCAGACAACAGCTCTGGAGTTTCAGGTTGAGCTTAATGGTGGTTTATTAAAGAAACAGGATCATAGGATGACAGGAACAAGGAGCAGCAACAGGGAAGTGATCATAACAGGTTAAATCCAGAATGAAGACCGCGGACCAAACAACGTGTCTGACAGAGCGGATTAAACTTAAAGTGGAAGAGATGGAAGAAAACAACAGATGGATAATTAGATACAGCTGAACCGAGGAATACAACCCAGGTGAAGGGTAATGAGACGGCAGGAAATTGTACCTAGCAGAAGATAATGAACGGACCAAATTTGGAGAAGAATCTAATTAAACTAAGAAAAGATATAACAggactaaataaataaaggacaaTAAGTTAACTAAATCTAACTGTGCgctagtaaaataaatacagcacAGAAACTGAACTAAAGAAAGGCAAGCATAAAACAAGGATATAACCGAACTACTACAGTGAGAAGATAACCTAACAGAAACCGGATCTAACAGATACAAGAATCTAATAAGCCTAAACCCTTAACACATAACTCAACAGGTAACACAAATGAGAATCTAGAGACAAGCAGAATAAGGGAATTACAGACCAAAAGCATCCCCAGGGAGCTGACATAACTAATCACATTCCTGCAGATcctgacacacaaataataaaatacaaagataaTCTTTGTTCATAGCAGAAAAGCCTGTCCAGACCAACCAATAACTAATGAAAtgtctctttcttttttggtttaatttcaCCAATTTAAAACCACCCTGATTTGTATCAGACCCGTGTAATATAGtgtattttttctgtttcatatatttatatatatgaaaCAGGATCAGTCTggcaaaagatttaaaaaagcaacacatctggttctgatccaaagaAATTGAGATCATCTATAGGTTGCTACAAACAACCCTGTGAGCCAATATCCtcaaatggagaaaaacatgGCACAGAGGAGAACTTTCCAGAACTGTCCAGCCAAATAAAAATTGCACATTGaagactcatccaggaggtcacaaaagaacccagaacagcaTTTTAAGTCCACCAGCTCTCACTTGCCTTGGACCAATCAAAAATCAtagctgtttttattgtcattcaactgtatattcacaatgtacatttgagcaaaattttgtttagtttcatttcattgtttataCCTTCAATCATATGCTTTACTTGagataaatttaaatctaaaagtaaACTTTCTGAAAGTTTGTTACTGCTTTGAATCTTAACACGTTAGCTATGCTGCCTCCTTTGGTGTCATGTCTCTTGCAGAGCTTGGATTGCTTGCTGACTtactgtttgcggtaaggcgtattgcgtcacttcctgttttcagttgCTGCAGTGATGACTGTGGTTTGGTGTTCTAGACGCTTTTGTTCtcatctttaatctctttgctgtgatatctatctgtttctaacatataagcacatttaaaacacattctctgtcacgttctgttctggtttatgtttattatttggttgcCCTTGGatttatttccgtttttggattctagtttagcccctttattgtgttagttatctggtccctgttttAGCTCTGCTTTTAGTTCTGTGCTTGAACTAAAAGCAGAGGCTGACACCTCGAACCCAGaacctgtccccgagggtccggctgaCACCTTGGCACCTGCATCCATCGAAGACGGTCCGCCACCAGCGGGCGACGAGGAGACCCTGGAGGGTTCGCCTCTGCCCAAAGCTCCTGAGGGAGCCCAggggggtccgccgccagcgggcgacgaggagaccc
The genomic region above belongs to Fundulus heteroclitus isolate FHET01 unplaced genomic scaffold, MU-UCD_Fhet_4.1 scaffold_577, whole genome shotgun sequence and contains:
- the LOC118561173 gene encoding uncharacterized protein LOC118561173, translating into MPGEREKLQQVLCQYVTHTLTYMKTVKVFYDQFSEWKNSRDIENEKMMEIKERADEIDPTFTKSEGKWAKFRNYVKSSFQMDAESKFAELEKELDEVLKYTLEGLEELDTFVDAVEKLAVTSLHVFTENLVLHLPETIRFDDVQAVIIAARQICPLLLEFKRDAKSFFLPNLHNVEVLTYQLKCYIDTTDTIWQSHGKRMDEHFWMEFLFQKVSPDYFIKIVDGQLPKMLQFLDELEECAVKLDSMNKGAKISSVTGSSVGAVGGVLSIVGLALIPVTAGVSLGLTIAGVTMGVTSGVNSLVTTLTEIGVNHTQQKKANEAFQSFMEEFQKIQECLSEVMKQSSDTLKPKKINVVVGVGKAVNNVPAIVKGADAIVDAASALKAAGAGKALDVPEIGQAVVKGPLALTKGARAGFIALNAFFIGMDIFFITKDSMSLAKGNETKVSKFLRARGSLLRSQIESWEKIRNSLCQSKKTNKENRNFLQEPFYPGIKKGWI